In one Aromatoleum aromaticum EbN1 genomic region, the following are encoded:
- a CDS encoding EAL domain-containing protein produces MRVLYIEDSETDADLARRRLAQRAPEIALEVVTTLQRGLSRLTAQPPPFDVVLSDLHLPDGTGLDLLAHVRLNHLPVAVVVLTGAGNHEAAMAALKAGADAYQVKRADYLDQLPATLRGALARFRDPAGRRTRPLRVLYGEQDELEALRTHRHLAHYAPHIHLTIATSAAEVLARLPAALDTASDFDVLLFDHAPGDLDGLELARIVRHERRLALPLVLVSAHGGEDLVARTMELGVDDFIAKYPGYLHALPATLEKVRERAELIRERAELRATTAHLTHLLSASPTVLYTLQIRDDGKPQTSWVSDNIVSILGVSSADALSPGWWLAHVHPDERAAWIATQTVLLREGHRSHEYRLLGGKEQVTWIRDDARVLRDDSGTAVEVVGTWTEITAQKQTELLQAARSAVLNRLIGDDPLPVILDDVARRLESLAPEMRVSILLLDEAGSRLVHAAAPNLPAFYVDAIENLEVAEGLGTCGTAMARGEPVFTEDVFVDPDWDAYRDLARKANFRACWSFPFRDDGGKLLGTVAVYFYRPRPIDPAMIELIDEFSGLTSLAVQKFRAAAALRQTAAVIESTRDGVMVTDLSQRIVSVNRAWCEITGFSEEEALGKTPSMLKSGLQDDAFYRQLWDSVAHTGHWQGEIWNRRKNGELYPQWLSVSTVYDEDHKPVRYVGVMTDISQLKQSQAQLERLAHYDPLTNLPNRLLVQSRLEHAIEQASRQQLGLGVLFIDLDRFKNINDSLGHATGDELLVAISWRLRTRLRPEDTLARWGGDEFLVIIDNLRKPDESASVAQNLIDLMGEPFSLPGGEVVYVGASVGISLYPQDGTSAAELIQHADAALNQAKAQGRNTFRFFTEALSQAAQRHVDLERRLRVALEQQAFVVHYQPQIDITTGRVTGCEALVRWQATDEGAVSPNRFIPFAEESGLIVPLGEWVLETACRQARTWRDAGLAPLRVGVNLSARQLWQAELPDRIAAILQRTGLPPECLELELTESMIMGHEAQAEQRLGLLKSMGLGLAIDDFGTGYSSLAYLKNFPIEMLKIDQGFVRHIPDDRKDMEITAGIIALARKLNIKVLAEGVETDAQLAFLTEQGCDAYQGYLFSRPLPAEDFAKLLAQRAR; encoded by the coding sequence ATGCGCGTCCTCTACATCGAGGACTCCGAAACGGATGCGGATCTGGCGCGGCGCAGGCTCGCGCAGCGGGCTCCCGAAATCGCGCTGGAAGTGGTCACGACGCTGCAGCGCGGACTGTCTCGCCTCACAGCGCAGCCGCCGCCGTTCGACGTCGTGCTGTCGGATCTGCATCTGCCCGACGGCACCGGCCTCGACCTGCTTGCGCACGTGCGCCTGAATCATCTGCCGGTCGCAGTGGTCGTCCTGACCGGCGCAGGCAACCACGAGGCAGCGATGGCAGCGCTGAAAGCCGGCGCGGATGCGTACCAGGTCAAGCGCGCCGACTACCTCGACCAATTGCCCGCCACGCTGCGCGGCGCCCTGGCGCGATTTCGCGACCCGGCCGGGCGGCGCACTCGCCCGCTGCGCGTGCTGTATGGCGAACAGGACGAACTCGAAGCGCTGCGAACCCACCGCCACCTCGCGCACTATGCGCCGCACATCCACCTGACCATCGCCACGAGCGCCGCCGAAGTGCTGGCCCGCCTGCCGGCCGCTCTCGACACGGCATCCGACTTCGACGTGCTGCTGTTCGATCACGCCCCCGGCGACCTCGACGGCCTGGAACTCGCGCGCATCGTGCGGCACGAGCGCCGCCTCGCGCTGCCGCTCGTGCTGGTCTCCGCCCACGGCGGCGAAGACCTCGTCGCGCGGACGATGGAACTGGGCGTCGATGATTTCATCGCGAAATACCCCGGCTACCTGCACGCGCTGCCGGCGACACTCGAAAAAGTGCGCGAACGCGCCGAACTGATCCGCGAACGGGCGGAACTGCGGGCGACCACAGCCCATCTCACGCACCTGCTGTCGGCGAGCCCGACGGTTCTCTACACGCTGCAGATCCGCGACGACGGCAAGCCGCAGACGAGCTGGGTCAGCGACAACATCGTGTCGATCCTCGGCGTCAGCTCCGCAGATGCCCTTTCACCGGGCTGGTGGCTCGCGCACGTGCATCCGGACGAGCGCGCGGCGTGGATCGCGACACAGACGGTGCTGCTGCGCGAAGGGCACCGCAGCCACGAATACCGCCTGCTCGGCGGCAAGGAGCAGGTGACGTGGATCCGCGACGACGCGCGCGTGCTGCGTGACGACAGCGGGACAGCGGTCGAAGTGGTCGGCACCTGGACCGAGATCACGGCGCAAAAGCAGACCGAGCTGCTGCAGGCCGCGCGTAGCGCCGTGCTGAACCGGCTCATCGGCGACGATCCGCTGCCGGTGATCCTCGACGATGTCGCGCGGCGGCTCGAAAGCCTCGCACCGGAAATGCGCGTCTCGATCCTGCTCCTCGACGAAGCCGGTAGCCGCCTCGTCCATGCCGCCGCGCCGAACCTTCCCGCCTTTTACGTCGACGCCATCGAAAACCTCGAAGTGGCGGAAGGACTGGGGACCTGCGGCACTGCAATGGCCCGCGGCGAGCCGGTGTTCACTGAAGACGTGTTCGTCGACCCGGACTGGGACGCTTATCGCGATCTCGCACGCAAGGCGAATTTTCGTGCCTGCTGGTCATTCCCGTTCCGCGACGACGGCGGCAAGCTGCTCGGCACTGTCGCAGTCTATTTCTACCGGCCGCGCCCGATCGACCCGGCGATGATCGAACTGATCGACGAATTCTCGGGCCTGACGTCGCTCGCGGTGCAGAAATTCCGCGCCGCAGCGGCATTGCGGCAGACGGCAGCGGTCATCGAGAGCACGCGTGACGGCGTCATGGTCACCGACCTGTCGCAGCGCATCGTCAGCGTCAATCGGGCGTGGTGCGAAATCACCGGTTTCTCCGAAGAGGAAGCGCTCGGGAAAACTCCGAGCATGCTCAAATCCGGCCTGCAGGACGACGCGTTCTACCGCCAGCTGTGGGACTCCGTCGCGCACACCGGCCACTGGCAGGGCGAGATCTGGAACCGCCGCAAGAACGGCGAGCTTTATCCGCAGTGGCTGAGCGTCAGCACCGTCTACGACGAGGACCACAAGCCGGTCCGCTACGTCGGCGTGATGACCGACATCAGCCAGTTGAAGCAGTCCCAGGCCCAACTCGAGCGCCTTGCGCATTACGACCCGCTGACCAACTTGCCGAACCGCCTGCTGGTGCAATCGCGCCTCGAACACGCGATCGAGCAGGCGAGCCGCCAGCAGCTCGGCCTCGGCGTGCTGTTCATCGACCTGGACCGCTTCAAGAACATCAACGACAGCCTCGGCCACGCCACCGGAGACGAGCTGCTGGTCGCGATCTCGTGGCGCCTGCGCACGCGCCTGCGCCCGGAGGACACGCTGGCGCGCTGGGGCGGCGACGAGTTCCTCGTCATCATCGACAACCTCAGGAAACCCGACGAATCGGCCAGCGTCGCGCAGAACCTGATCGACCTGATGGGCGAACCGTTCTCGCTGCCCGGCGGCGAAGTCGTGTATGTCGGCGCGAGCGTCGGCATCAGCCTCTATCCGCAGGACGGCACGAGCGCCGCCGAGCTGATCCAGCATGCCGACGCCGCGCTGAACCAGGCCAAGGCGCAGGGACGCAACACTTTCCGCTTCTTCACCGAAGCCTTGAGCCAGGCGGCGCAACGGCACGTTGACCTCGAGCGCCGCCTGCGTGTCGCGCTCGAACAGCAGGCGTTCGTCGTCCATTACCAGCCACAAATCGACATCACCACCGGCCGCGTGACGGGGTGCGAAGCCCTGGTGCGCTGGCAGGCCACGGACGAAGGCGCGGTGTCGCCGAACCGCTTCATTCCTTTCGCCGAGGAAAGCGGCCTGATCGTGCCGCTGGGCGAGTGGGTGCTCGAGACCGCCTGCCGGCAGGCGCGCACGTGGCGCGACGCCGGCCTCGCGCCGCTCAGGGTGGGCGTGAACCTGTCGGCGCGCCAGCTGTGGCAGGCCGAGCTGCCGGACCGCATCGCGGCGATCCTCCAGCGCACCGGGCTGCCGCCCGAATGTCTCGAGCTCGAGCTCACCGAGAGCATGATCATGGGGCACGAAGCGCAGGCCGAGCAGCGCCTCGGCCTGCTCAAGTCGATGGGGCTGGGGCTGGCGATCGACGACTTCGGCACCGGGTACTCGTCGCTCGCGTACCTGAAGAACTTCCCGATCGAAATGCTGAAGATCGATCAGGGCTTCGTCCGCCACATTCCCGACGACCGCAAAGACATGGAGATCACCGCCGGCATCATCGCGCTGGCGCGCAAGCTCAACATCAAGGTGCTCGCCGAAGGGGTCGAAACCGACGCGCAGCTCGCGTTCCTCACCGAGCAGGGCTGCGACGCGTACCAGGGCTACCTGTTCAGCCGCCCGCTGCCGGCCGAGGATTTCGCAAAGCTGCTC